In one window of Hevea brasiliensis isolate MT/VB/25A 57/8 chromosome 10, ASM3005281v1, whole genome shotgun sequence DNA:
- the LOC110667450 gene encoding uncharacterized protein LOC110667450, whose protein sequence is MPFLIGDTRRILFLDHEKIKAKYGCKSSIIFIISSESAHHKKLMLEPGVRIATRVIPIITPNLRVDEQDFLACTNEEEAYSKISDLVASLDINPSDKQSIGYSLIKQARILSRRNSSSGTKLMIKVEMHLETEYWWQGTVPATCSSIANLEKGRLADFAGEEQCGEKSCPICLEEFQVLSQVKRMPCLHIFHDQCIDQWLNKSHYCPTCRFEMPASCVNFMH, encoded by the coding sequence ATGCCTTTTCTCATCGGAGATACTCGACGGATCTTGTTCTTAGACCATGAAAAGATCAAGGCCAAGTATGGATGCAAGTCCAGCATCATCTTCATCATCAGTTCTGAATCCGCCCACCATAAAAAACTGATGTTGGAACCAGGCGTTCGGATAGCCACACGGGTCATCCCCATCATCACTCCTAATCTACGCGTCGATGAACAAGATTTTCTGGCTTGCACCAACGAGGAGGAAGCCTATTCAAAGATTTCTGACTTGGTGGCTTCTTTGGATATCAACCCCAGTGATAAACAGAGCATTGGCTATAGTTTAATCAAGCAGGCACGAATACTTTCACGCAGAAATTCCTCATCAGGTACCAAGTTGATGATAAAAGTGGAGATGCATTTGGAAACAGAATATTGGTGGCAAGGCACAGTTCCTGCTACTTGCTCATCTATCGCGAATTTGGAAAAAGGAAGACTTGCAGATTTTGCCGGGGAGGAGCAGTGTGGTGAGAAAAGTTGCCCCATCTGCTTGGAGGAGTTTCAGGTGCTGTCTCAGGTTAAGCGCATGCCTTGTTTGCATATATTTCATGACCAGTGCATTGATCAGTGGCTGAACAAGAGCCATTACTGCCCAACTTGCCGCTTTGAGATGCCAGCTTCATGTGTCAATTTCATGCACTAG
- the LOC110667449 gene encoding putative kinase-like protein TMKL1 — MAFLKLHSLNIFCIFLAVAFTVALSESLSSASAFASSSTDVGLLLGKIKPSLQGNAENLLLSSWNSSVPLCQWRGLKWVFSNGSPLSCTDLSAPEWTNLSLYKDPSLHLLSLQLPSANLSGSLPRELGEFSVLQSLYLNINSLSGTIPLELGYSSSLSDIDLSDNLFSGVLAPSIWNLCDRLVSLKLHGDSISGSLPEPALPNSTCKNLQFLDLGGNKFSGNFPEFLTRFQGLKELDLSNNMFSGSIPQSLSALNLEKLNLSHNNFSGVLPVFGESKFGVEVFEGNDPSLCGLPLRSCSGNSRLSSGAIAGMVIGLMTGVVVLASLLIGYMQNKKRKSGEESEDELEEGEDDENGGNGGSGGSEGKLILFQGGEHLTLEDVLNATGQVTEKTTYGTVYKAKLADGGTIALRLLREGSCKDRSSCLPVIKQLGKIRHENLIPLRAFYQGKRGEKLLIYDYLPNRNLYDLLHETKAGKPVLNWARRHKIALGIARGLAYLHTGLETPITHGNVRSKNVLVDEFFAARLTEFGLDKLMVPAVADEIVALAKTDGYKAPELQRMKKCNSRTDVFAFGILLLEILIGRKPGKNGKNSDFVDLPSMVKVAVLEETTMEVFDVELLKGIRSPMEEGLVQALKLAMGCCAPVPSVRPTMDEVVKQLEENRPRNRSALYSPTETRSEIGTPF, encoded by the exons ATGGCGTTTTTGAAACTTCACTCTCTGAACATTTTCTGCATCTTCTTGGCCGTAGCCTTCACTGTTGCACTCTCTGAGTCATTGTCTTCGGCTTCTGCTTTTGCTTCTTCTTCGACTGATGTTGGACTTCTGCTGGGAAAGATCAAACCTTCACTGCAAGGTAACGCTGAAAATCTTTTACTCTCTTCGTGGAACTCCTCTGTTCCTCTTTGCCAATGGAGAGGTCTCAAATGGGTCTTCTCCAATGGTTCCCCTCTCTCTTGCACTGACCTTTCTGCACCAGAATGGACCAATCTTTCACTCTACAAAGACCCGTCTTTGCACCTACTTTCTCTCCAGCTTCCATCTGCTAATCTCTCAGGTTCACTCCCTAGAGAGCTTGGTGAGTTCTCTGTGCTTCAAAGTTTGTATCTTAACATTAATTCTCTGAGTGGAACCATCCCTCTTGAGCTTGGTTACAGTTCTTCGCTATCTGATATTGATTTGAGTGACAATTTGTTTAGTGGAGTTTTAGCTCCATCCATCTGGAATCTTTGCGATAGATTAGTTTCACTTAAGCTTCATGGTGATTCAATATCCGGGTCTCTCCCTGAACCTGCATTGCCCAACTCTACTTGCAAGAATCTGCAGTTTCTTGACTTGGGTGGAAACAAGTTTTCAGGGAATTTCCCTGAATTTTTGACTCGCTTCCAAGGGCTCAAGGAGCTCGATCTTTCTAATAATATGTTTTCGGGCTCCATTCCTCAGAGTTTAAGTGCGTTAAACCTTGAAAAATTGAATCTTTCGCACAATAATTTTAGTGGGGTGTTGCCTGTTTTTGGTGAATCAAAGTTTGGTGTGGAGGTTTTTGAAGGGAACGATCCTAGTCTTTGTGGATTACCTTTAAGGAGTTGTAGCGGAAATTCAAGATTGAGCTCAGGTGCAATTGCTGGTATGGTGATTGGATTAATGACTGGTGTTGTAGTTTTGGCCTCTTTATTAATAGGCTATATGCAAAACAAGAAGAGGAAAAGTGGGGAAGAGAGTGAAGATGAATTAGAGGAAGGAGAAGATGATGAAAATGGTGGTAATGGAGGTTCTGGAGGCAGTGAAGGAAAGCTAATTTTGTTTCAAGGCGGCGAGCATTTGACATTAGAGGATGTTTTGAATGCAACAGGGCAAGTAACGGAGAAGACTACTTATGGGACTGTTTATAAGGCAAAGCTTGCTGATGGAGGTACAATTGCTTTGAGGTTATTGAGGGAAGGTAGTTGCAAAGATAGGAGTTCGTGCTTACCAGTGATAAAGCAATTGGGAAAGATTCGACACGAGAACCTGATTCCTTTGAGAGCTTTCTACCAGGGGAAAAGAGGGGAGAAGCTGCTCATATATGACTATCTTCCAAATAGAAACCTTTATGATCTTTTACATG AAACTAAAGCAGGAAAACCAGTGTTGAACTGGGCTAGGCGGCACAAGATTGCATTGGGTATAGCTAGGGGACTAGCATATCTTCATACAGGCCTTGAGACACCCATTACCCATGGAAATGTGAGATCCAAAAATGTGCTTGTGGATGAATTTTTTGCTGCCAGGCTTACTGAATTTGGGCTTGACAAGCTAATGGTCCCAGCTGTGGCTGATGAAATAGTGGCACTTGCAAAAACTGATGGTTACAAGGCACCAGAGCTTCAGAGGATGAAGAAATGCAATTCCAGAACAGATGTTTTTGCATTTGGAATACTTTTGCTTGAGATTTTGATTGGCAGAAAACCTGGGAAAAATGGGAAAAACAGTGATTTTGTGGACTTGCCTTCAATGGTGAAAGTGGCAGTTCTGGAGGAAACAACAATGGAAGTTTTTGATGTGGAGCTTTTGAAAGGGATAAGGAGTCCAATGGAAGAAGGATTAGTTCAGGCACTGAAACTTGCAATGGGATGCTGCGCTCCAGTGCCTTCAGTTAGACCCACCATGGATGAAGTTGTGAAGCAATTGGAAGAGAACAGACCAAGAAACAGGTCTGCTTTGTACAGTCCTACCGAAACAAGGAGCGAAATTGGTACCCCTTTCTAA